In Neorhizobium galegae, the following proteins share a genomic window:
- a CDS encoding LysR family transcriptional regulator: MDKLGTLGVFIQVAECGSFVAAAHRLGLSGSAVGKAISRLEDEMGVRLFHRSTRSMALTEEGSFFLDTCRRIQSEFESARAQLSRSQTSPRGQLRVSLPLAGMLLMPTISAFMEAYPEINLDLDFTDRLVDVIEEGFDAVIRTGEVRDTRLMSRKLGTFRHRIVAAPGYLAANGWPKVPEDLLQHQCLHHRFANSGTLEPWPLVRDGREVKIELPVTTVASTLEPLIYLAERSFGITCLPPFAVASELAEGKLVSLLEEYMAETGAFRVLWPTNRYLSLKVRAFVDYMAGELFKA; the protein is encoded by the coding sequence ATGGACAAGCTTGGAACGCTCGGAGTTTTCATCCAGGTCGCGGAATGCGGAAGCTTCGTCGCTGCAGCCCACCGTCTTGGATTGTCGGGTTCGGCCGTGGGAAAGGCCATTTCACGGCTCGAAGATGAGATGGGCGTGCGGCTGTTCCATCGCTCGACCCGCAGCATGGCGTTGACGGAAGAAGGCAGTTTCTTCCTCGATACCTGTCGGCGCATCCAATCCGAATTCGAGTCCGCCCGGGCGCAGTTGTCGCGGTCGCAGACGAGCCCGCGCGGACAGCTTCGTGTGAGCCTCCCGCTCGCAGGCATGCTTTTGATGCCGACGATCTCGGCCTTCATGGAGGCGTATCCGGAGATCAATCTCGACCTCGATTTCACCGACCGGCTGGTCGATGTCATCGAGGAAGGTTTTGATGCCGTGATCAGAACGGGCGAGGTCAGAGACACGCGTTTGATGAGCCGGAAGCTTGGCACGTTCCGGCACAGGATCGTCGCCGCACCGGGGTATCTCGCCGCGAACGGTTGGCCGAAGGTTCCGGAAGACCTGCTCCAGCACCAGTGCCTTCACCACCGGTTCGCCAATTCCGGAACCCTTGAGCCTTGGCCGCTGGTTCGCGACGGACGCGAGGTGAAGATCGAGCTTCCCGTGACCACCGTCGCAAGCACGCTGGAGCCATTGATCTACCTGGCGGAACGATCTTTCGGCATTACCTGCCTTCCTCCATTCGCCGTGGCATCGGAACTGGCCGAAGGAAAGCTCGTTTCGCTGCTGGAAGAGTACATGGCCGAGACCGGAGCATTCCGTGTTCTGTGGCCGACCAATCGATATCTCTCCCTCAAGGTCCGGGCTTTCGTCGATTATATGGCTGGCGAACTGTTCAAGGCCTGA
- a CDS encoding antibiotic biosynthesis monooxygenase, which yields METNSSAAFSPLPVPTTFIVNVIHAHPGKQEEAFAIIQDVVHYVAERKEGFLWSTLAKSTDGQTVVNIEAIQAAGNVNEFFSDPVFAEKFRKLDDVSKSEFHTYTVGDLVLPKRVAAL from the coding sequence ATGGAAACGAACTCTTCCGCTGCCTTTTCGCCGCTTCCCGTCCCGACCACGTTCATCGTCAACGTCATTCACGCCCACCCCGGCAAGCAGGAGGAGGCGTTCGCCATCATCCAGGATGTCGTCCACTACGTCGCCGAACGGAAAGAGGGGTTCCTCTGGAGCACCTTGGCAAAGAGCACGGACGGACAGACCGTCGTCAATATCGAAGCCATCCAAGCTGCCGGAAATGTCAACGAGTTCTTCTCCGACCCGGTATTCGCCGAAAAATTTCGAAAGCTGGACGACGTCTCGAAGAGCGAGTTCCACACCTATACAGTGGGTGATCTTGTGCTGCCCAAGCGCGTGGCGGCGCTCTGA
- a CDS encoding winged helix-turn-helix transcriptional regulator produces the protein MDEYTDLEALSHRALCDMAQVRPVLDKIADKWTILILTVICPKPSRFNELKRRLDGITHKALADALKRLERNGLVTRTVLPTQPIGVEYAITPLGHSLREPFEALCSWAAANGDKVEAATLHYDNTGNRR, from the coding sequence ATGGACGAGTATACCGACCTGGAAGCCCTCTCTCATCGCGCGCTTTGCGACATGGCGCAGGTTCGTCCGGTGCTCGACAAGATTGCTGATAAATGGACGATCCTGATACTGACAGTGATCTGTCCCAAACCCTCGCGCTTCAACGAACTCAAGCGGCGTCTCGATGGGATCACTCACAAGGCTCTGGCCGACGCTTTGAAGAGGCTTGAACGGAACGGCCTTGTGACGAGAACCGTACTTCCAACGCAGCCGATTGGCGTGGAATATGCAATTACTCCACTAGGCCATTCACTGCGGGAGCCGTTTGAAGCACTATGTTCATGGGCAGCGGCCAACGGCGACAAGGTTGAGGCGGCCACGCTACACTACGACAACACGGGAAATCGTCGTTGA
- a CDS encoding SDR family NAD(P)-dependent oxidoreductase translates to MARMINKVALVVGGAKGIGLAIAERLSAEGAHVFITSRRGEDAEIAAKGIGNGAVAITADASSPEDMVIAVEKVRKAYGRIDALVLNAGLSEPSQIAEITPEHFDRHFDVNVRGMVFGLQAALPAMTEGGSVVLVGSIAGNAGYSDYGTYCATKAAVRSYARTWTAELAPKGIRVNVVAPGPTDTDMMAAVAEDTRAAIVAPIPMGRMARPSEVAAAALFLLSDDASYIAGAELCVDGGLRQV, encoded by the coding sequence ATGGCTCGAATGATTAACAAGGTGGCTTTAGTCGTCGGTGGCGCGAAGGGTATCGGCCTGGCTATTGCAGAACGACTTTCTGCCGAAGGCGCACATGTCTTCATCACCAGTCGTAGAGGTGAAGATGCTGAAATCGCGGCCAAAGGCATCGGCAATGGCGCGGTCGCTATTACCGCTGACGCGAGCTCTCCGGAAGACATGGTAATTGCTGTCGAAAAAGTGCGCAAAGCATACGGTCGTATCGACGCGCTTGTTTTGAATGCAGGTCTTTCCGAGCCTTCGCAGATCGCCGAGATCACGCCGGAGCACTTCGACCGCCACTTCGACGTCAACGTTCGAGGGATGGTGTTCGGCCTCCAGGCAGCTCTTCCCGCAATGACAGAAGGCGGCTCGGTCGTCCTCGTCGGGTCCATAGCCGGGAACGCCGGCTACTCGGATTACGGAACCTACTGCGCAACCAAAGCGGCCGTTCGATCCTACGCCAGAACCTGGACGGCAGAACTCGCACCCAAAGGTATTCGGGTCAATGTCGTTGCACCCGGCCCCACCGATACGGACATGATGGCAGCTGTCGCGGAAGACACTCGCGCGGCAATTGTTGCTCCGATTCCGATGGGTCGTATGGCACGGCCTTCAGAAGTGGCTGCGGCCGCCTTGTTCTTGTTGAGCGACGACGCGAGCTACATCGCCGGTGCCGAACTGTGCGTCGACGGCGGCTTGCGGCAGGTCTAA